Proteins from a genomic interval of Procambarus clarkii isolate CNS0578487 chromosome 45, FALCON_Pclarkii_2.0, whole genome shotgun sequence:
- the LOC138350403 gene encoding probable GH family 25 lysozyme 3: MVLRTFEENNRPVVTGSTQWSRGAPSGHGERPVVTGSTQWSQGAPSGHGEHPVVTGSAQWSQGAPSGHREHPVVTGSTQWSQGAPSGHREHPVVTGSTQWSRGAPSGHREHPVVTGSTQWSQGAPSGHGERPVVTGSTQWSQGAPSGHGEHPVVTGSTQWSRGAPSGHREHPVVTGSTQWSQGAPSGHGEHPVVTGSTQWSQGAPSGHGEHPVVTGSTQWSQGAPSGHGEHPVVTGSTQWSRGAMGARGAPSG; the protein is encoded by the exons ATGGTGCTTAGGACCTTTGAAGAAAACAAT CGCCCAGTGGTCACAGGGAGCACCCAGTGGTCACGGGGAGCACCCAGTGGTCACGGGGAGCGCCCAGTGGTCACAGGGAGCACCCAGTGGTCACAGGGAGCACCCAGTGGTCACGGGGAGCACCCAGTGGTCACGGGGAGCGCCCAGTGGTCACAGGGAGCACCCAGTGGTCACAGGGAACACCCAGTGGTCACAGGGAGCACCCAGTGGTCACAGGGAGCACCCAGTGGTCACAGGGAGCACCCAGTGGTCACAGGGAGCACCCAGTGGTCACGGGGAGCACCCAGTGGTCACAGGGAGCACCCAGTGGTCACAGGGAGCACCCAGTGGTCACAGGGAGCACCCAGTGGTCACGGGGAGCGCCCAGTGGTCACAGGGAGCACCCAGTGGTCACAGGGAGCACCCAGTGGTCACGGGGAGCACCCAGTGGTCACAGGGAGCACCCAGTGGTCACGGGGAGCACCCAGTGGTCACAGGGAGCACCCAGTGGTCACGGGGAGCACCCAGTGGTCACAGGGAGCACCCAGTGGTCACGGGGAGCACCCAGTGGTCACGGGGAGCACCCAGTGGTCACAGGGAGCACCCAGTGGTCACGGGGAGCACCCAGTGGTCACGGGGAGCACCCAGTGGTCACAGGGAGCACCCAGTGGTCACGGGGAGCACCCAGTGGTCACGGGGAGCACCCAGTGGTCACGGGGTGCTATGGGTGCAAGGGGTGCTCCCAGTGGGtag